The Saprospiraceae bacterium genome includes a window with the following:
- a CDS encoding putative transporter, with product MFDWFRNLFFPTDTPDITQSIIAILITIGLGVLLGRLKFNKVSLGVSAVMFTGIFLGHYGFVVKQDISTFIRDFGLILFVYAIGIQVGPSFFSSFRKEGIRYNALAVTTVLLGGLITFIIFKISDMGIANAVGLMSGSVTNTPGLGAAKSSLHEIELQFAGKQFADPAVAYAITYPMGVLGVIFVIILTKVIFKVNIKEELAKLQNTSGQDASGLVRKKCRVTNPEVFGKSIYHIMRDFSLNDIIISRLKHSGSSDVFSPPMDTRLSDKDVLMVIGTADMVEKFIGLIGKESSDQLIEDEKDVVSKTIFVTKKSASHKTLAELDLFNKYGLKVTRVFRSGMELLASPSLELYYGDRIRVVGDKDDIAEVEKIIGNSEKKLLEPDFLSLFGGLVIGIIIGSIPIAIPSLPVPIKLGFAAGPLLAALMISRYGGIGVIHSYINNGAIHFMKDLGICLFFASVGLHAGTHFYENFTQNNGWLWIFYGAFITFIPLIFMVFVGKVIMKINYTKLIGLMSGSYTDPAALAFSNGYIDSDVPTQSYATVYPLVTIFRIFVAQILILLCF from the coding sequence ATGTTTGACTGGTTTAGAAATCTTTTCTTCCCGACCGATACCCCAGATATCACTCAATCTATTATTGCCATCCTGATCACCATAGGTTTAGGTGTCCTTCTTGGGAGACTTAAATTTAACAAAGTATCATTAGGTGTATCTGCAGTAATGTTCACAGGAATATTTTTAGGGCATTATGGTTTTGTCGTAAAACAGGATATTTCCACTTTTATAAGGGATTTTGGATTGATCCTTTTTGTTTATGCTATAGGTATTCAAGTAGGACCATCATTTTTTTCTTCCTTCAGAAAGGAAGGCATTCGATACAATGCATTGGCAGTAACTACAGTATTGTTGGGAGGACTCATCACTTTTATTATTTTTAAAATCAGTGATATGGGTATAGCAAACGCAGTTGGGCTGATGTCAGGGTCTGTGACCAATACTCCCGGACTTGGGGCTGCAAAATCATCACTTCACGAAATAGAACTTCAATTTGCCGGCAAACAATTTGCAGATCCCGCTGTAGCATACGCGATTACGTACCCTATGGGTGTACTAGGAGTTATTTTTGTCATCATACTTACCAAAGTCATATTTAAGGTAAACATCAAGGAAGAGTTAGCAAAATTACAAAATACATCCGGGCAGGACGCATCAGGGCTTGTCAGAAAAAAATGTCGTGTCACCAACCCTGAAGTATTTGGAAAAAGCATATATCACATTATGAGAGATTTCAGTCTCAATGATATCATTATATCAAGACTAAAACATAGTGGTTCGTCAGATGTTTTTTCACCACCTATGGATACCAGACTTTCTGATAAAGACGTCTTGATGGTGATCGGTACAGCTGATATGGTAGAAAAATTTATTGGTTTAATAGGGAAAGAATCATCAGATCAGTTGATAGAAGATGAGAAAGATGTAGTCAGTAAAACCATCTTTGTAACGAAAAAATCCGCTTCTCACAAGACACTGGCTGAGCTTGATTTGTTCAATAAATATGGATTGAAAGTTACCCGAGTATTTCGGTCAGGTATGGAATTATTGGCATCACCTTCTCTGGAGTTATATTATGGGGACAGGATAAGGGTGGTAGGTGACAAGGATGATATAGCTGAAGTAGAAAAAATCATTGGGAATTCAGAGAAAAAGTTGCTTGAGCCGGATTTTTTATCTCTTTTTGGTGGTCTGGTTATCGGAATCATTATTGGTTCTATTCCTATTGCCATTCCTTCTCTTCCAGTTCCCATCAAACTTGGTTTTGCGGCTGGTCCGTTGCTTGCTGCATTGATGATCAGCAGATACGGTGGTATAGGTGTGATACACTCCTATATCAATAATGGAGCTATTCATTTTATGAAGGACCTTGGAATTTGTTTATTTTTTGCATCTGTAGGATTACATGCCGGTACTCATTTTTACGAAAATTTTACTCAGAACAATGGTTGGTTATGGATATTTTATGGAGCTTTCATCACATTTATCCCTTTGATATTTATGGTCTTTGTTGGGAAGGTCATTATGAAAATCAACTATACAAAACTCATAGGCTTGATGAGCGGGTCATATACTGATCCAGCCGCACTTGCATTTTCCAACGGATATATAGATTCAGATGTACCTACACAATCTTATGCTACTGTGTATCCATTGGTGACTATTTTCAGGATTTTTGTTGCCCAAATTTTGATATTACTTTGTTTCTAA